The segment AGTCCACACGCCACACCTCGACCCGTGCGCGGTCCCACAGTCCGGCCGCGACCTCCGCCGCTGTGATCCGGTCATCATCGAGCACGCCCGCGACCGCCAGAGACCCGGCGCCCAGCCCGGCCGAGGCGTCCATCGCCCCTTGGGTCCATCCGCTGCCCGCCGAGCAGACGACGCCATCCACCTCCAGGTCGCGGTCGTGGTCCGTAAAGCCCATCCGCGCCCCATCCGTTCGCGTCACGATCCAGACATGGCAAAGCGTCGCCGCCCCGCTCTCGATGCGGGCGGCCAGTTCAGTCGGTATGTCCCTCATGATCCTCCCCCACTGGGGGAGGGGGACCGCGAAGCGGTGGAGGGGGCCGGCCCCGGACACCCTGCTCGCCGCGAGCCCCCTCCGTCACGGCGCAAAGGCGCGCCGCGCCACCTCCCCCGGAAGGGGAGGATTTCATCTCAGACCCTGACCTCGATCAGCGGCACCGCCGCCATCCGCCCGGCGTCGAAGCTCTCGAGCGTCATCTCCAGCCGGTCCGCGTCGAACCGCACCGGCGTGTCGAACAGGAAACCCGCCGACACCACCGTGCCCTTGCTCGGTGCCCTGGCCAGCGTGACCACGCCCGTCGTCGCGTCGACGGAAAAGCCCGCGTCCGACACCGCGATCCCGTTCACGGCAAGGCGCACCGATCCCTCGACCGGCTTGGTGATCGGCCGCTGCAGGCCCTGACCCGGACCCGATCCGGGGTCGCCATAGGCCTTCACCAGCGGAAACACCGCCCTCGCCCCGTCCCCCGTTCCCAGCACCTGGTCCCCGGCCCCCGGCGTCCCGCCCGGCGCGCACGAGGCGAAGTCCGCGAAGTCCCGAAACCGGAACCCGAACAGCCTGCCCCGCCGCGCCTCGAAAAAGGCCGTCAGCGCCGCCATGTCCGCCAGCGACCTCAGGTTCGCCCCGATCAGATACCGCCTGCGTCCCATCGCCCAGGGACTGTTCCGCCGCTCGAACCCGGAGGCCAGGGTGACGATCTCGGTCCGCCGCTCCACCCCGCCCGTCGATCCGAACGCCAACCGGGCGGGCAGCCTCACCTCATGAAAACTCATCGCCACCCCCGACACGCGGTCTTGTCATCCCCGCGAAAGCGGGGACGGGCCGGCAGCCTCACCTCATGAAAACCCATCGGATCATCGCTCCTCTTTGGTCATCCCCGCGAACGCGGGGATTGTCGCGGCCCGGTGCCTCGTCCAGTCTGGGGGCGGGCCAGCCTCGGCCCCCGGCAAGGGAGCCATCGGATGCGCGGCCAGATTCTCGATTTCGATCCGACGGCGGGTTCGGGCCTGATCAGCGGCGACGACGGAATCCGCTACGCCTTCAATGCCGACCAGGTGACGCCCCCGGCCAGCATCACCCCCGGCCTGCGCGTCGACTTCGTGCCCGTGGCCGGTCAGGCCACCAGCATCATGCTGCTGGCCGCCGCCGTGCCGTCATCCGGCCCGTCGGCAACCCCCGGCGTGCCCGTCGATACCTTCGACTTTGCGAAGGTCCTGTTCGCGTTCGAGGGTCGCATTCGTCGCCAGCATTTCTGGCTCGGCTGGCTGATCTGCCTTGGTATCGGAATCGTGCTGGGGTGGATCCCTGTCATTGGCGCGCTGATCTCGATCGCCCTGATCTGGCCGAACGTCGCCATCACGGTGAAGCGCCTGCACGACATGGGTCACAGCGGCTGGCTCGCCATCATCCCCTGGATCGGGGGCATGGTCGCCATCGGCGGTATCATCGCCACCATCGGCGTGAGCGCCATTGCCCATGGCGGAAACTGGGAATCGGACGACCCCGCCGTGGTCTGGCCTCTGGTGGCCCCCGCCCTCGGCATCTTCGCGATCGCCTCCGTGGTCCAGTTCGGCTTCCTGCTCTGGATCGGTCTCACCGAAGGCCAGCCCGGCGACAATCGCTTCGGTCCCAACCCGAAGACCCGATAGGACCAATCCATCTTCGGCTTTTTCAGGGACCTGTCATCCGGCCGGAGCGAAGCGAAGAGCCCCAGTTGTCATCCCGGCCGGAGCGAAGCGAAGAGCCGCCCTTGTCATCCCGGCCGGAGCGGAGCGAAGAGCCTCCCTTGTCATCCCGGCCGGAGCGGAGCGAAGAGCCGCCCTTGTCATCCCGGCCGGAGCGAAGCGAAGAGCCTCCCTTGTCATCCCGGCCGGAGCGGAGCGAAGAGCCTCCCTTGTCATCCCGGCCGGAGCGGAGCGAAGAGCCGCCCTTGTCATCCCGGCCGGAGCGAAGCGAAGAGCCGGGACGCTGGACCGCGCCACCATACCTCCCGGAAATCGCGCCAGCGATTGTCCGGGAGCCAGTTTGACCGCCCTCGATCGTCTCCCGGACAGCCGCTTCGCGTCTTCCGGGAGGTCAATGACTGGCGTTTCCGGTCCCGGATAATCGCTGCCGCGATTTCCGGGATGACAAGACCGGGTGTCGAACCTGCCAAACTACAGCCGCCGCACTCCCAGTGCGGCGGCTCGGGCCAGCATCTGGGCGATCTGCGCCTCGGACCTCAAAAGGGCTGGTGCGCCGCCGTCGACGCTGACGTTCACCGTCACGCCACCACCGCCGCCTCTGTTCTCGATCACACCCGATCCCGACGGCCGGAACACCTCCGGCCCCCGCTCCCCGACCAGATAGGCCCTGCCGCCCGTCACCGCGCCGCCATCGGCCCGCGCACCGCCGAAGCCGGCCGCGCCCGCGACCGCCCGGGCGATCGCCTCGCCCAGCCCGCCCGGCCCGCCGACCCCGGCCCCGAGCGCGCCCAGCACGGCGCGCGCCAGGTCGCCCAGCGTCACCTCGCCATCCGCCGCCGCCCGCGCCAGCGACCGGGTCAGACTGGCCCCCGCCCGCCCGAACGCCGCCTCGATGCTCGACGCCGCCCGCTCCGCCGGCTCCCGCAAGGCCTCCAGCGCCGCCGCCGCCTCCGCCGCCCTGGCCGGGATCGTGTCCAGTGTCTGGTCCGTCATAAATCCTCCCCCATCGGGGGAGGGGGACCGCGAAGCGGTGGAGGGGGCCAGCCCCGGACACCCTGCTCGCGGCGAACCCCCTCCGTCACGACGCGAAGTTGCGTCGCGCCACCTCCCCCTCGGGGGAGGGAGAAAGCCTCAATCCGGCCACGCCTGCATCAGCGCCTCGACCTCGGCGCGTCCCATCGGCACCGCCTTCCCGGCGACCGCCGTCAGCATCCGCCATTCCTTCAGCGACAGCCGCCAGAAGGCTTCCGGAGACACGCCCAGCGCCACCGCCGTCCGCAGCATCGCGCCCCAGCCCGTCTCAGCCATCGGCCGAGGCCACGAATGCCGCCGCCACGGCCTCGGCCGCCTCGACCGGCGACACCGCCACCCGCTCCAGCTCGCCCGCAAACGCGCTCTCGCCGCCGCCGCGCAACAGCGCCGCCAGCACCGCCATCAGGTCTCCGGCCGACAGCGCCCGCATCCGCGCACCCAGCGCCTCGACACCCGCGACCCCCAGCGCCGTCTCGATCTCCGCCAGGGCCCCCAGCGTCAGGCACAGCCGCCGCGGCTGGCCCGCCAGCACCACCACCGCCTCGCCCCGGACCC is part of the Brevundimonas sp. AJA228-03 genome and harbors:
- a CDS encoding GTA-gp10 family protein, which gives rise to MVVLAGQPRRLCLTLGALAEIETALGVAGVEALGARMRALSAGDLMAVLAALLRGGGESAFAGELERVAVSPVEAAEAVAAAFVASADG
- a CDS encoding phage tail assembly chaperone, whose amino-acid sequence is MAETGWGAMLRTAVALGVSPEAFWRLSLKEWRMLTAVAGKAVPMGRAEVEALMQAWPD
- a CDS encoding phage tail tape measure protein, which codes for MTDQTLDTIPARAAEAAAALEALREPAERAASSIEAAFGRAGASLTRSLARAAADGEVTLGDLARAVLGALGAGVGGPGGLGEAIARAVAGAAGFGGARADGGAVTGGRAYLVGERGPEVFRPSGSGVIENRGGGGGVTVNVSVDGGAPALLRSEAQIAQMLARAAALGVRRL
- a CDS encoding DUF2460 domain-containing protein, which encodes MSFHEVRLPARLAFGSTGGVERRTEIVTLASGFERRNSPWAMGRRRYLIGANLRSLADMAALTAFFEARRGRLFGFRFRDFADFASCAPGGTPGAGDQVLGTGDGARAVFPLVKAYGDPGSGPGQGLQRPITKPVEGSVRLAVNGIAVSDAGFSVDATTGVVTLARAPSKGTVVSAGFLFDTPVRFDADRLEMTLESFDAGRMAAVPLIEVRV
- a CDS encoding DUF805 domain-containing protein produces the protein MRGQILDFDPTAGSGLISGDDGIRYAFNADQVTPPASITPGLRVDFVPVAGQATSIMLLAAAVPSSGPSATPGVPVDTFDFAKVLFAFEGRIRRQHFWLGWLICLGIGIVLGWIPVIGALISIALIWPNVAITVKRLHDMGHSGWLAIIPWIGGMVAIGGIIATIGVSAIAHGGNWESDDPAVVWPLVAPALGIFAIASVVQFGFLLWIGLTEGQPGDNRFGPNPKTR